CGCCTGCGCGCCGGGGTGCGTGGCCCCGCCCCGGTGCGGCGACGGCGCGGTCAACGCGCCGTACGAGGCGTGCGACCTCGGCTCCGGCAACACGACGAGCGGCTACGGCGGCTGCACGCGCGAGTGCCAGATCGGGCCGTACTGCGGCGACGGCAGGAGGAACGGCACAGAGGGGTGCGATGACGGCGTCAACGACGGCTTCTACGGCACCTGCAACCCGAACTGCACGCCGGCGCCGATGTGCGGTGACAACCGCGTCGACGCCGACTGGGGCGAGGAGTGCGACAGCGCGACCGACCCGAACTGCGTGAGCTGCCAGCGCGGCGAGCACTGCGGCGACGGGACCACGCAGCGGGACCTCGGCGAGGAGTGCGACGACGGCGTCAACGACGGCGGCTACGGCCAGTGCGGGCGCTCGTGCCTCTACGGGCCACGCTGCGGCGACGGCATCGTCCAGTCCGAGGAAGAGCGCTGCGACCTCGGCAGCGCCCAGAACACCGGCGGGTACGGCGGGTGCACCGCGACCTGCAACTACGGCCCGTACTGCGGCGATGGCATCAGGAACGGCGCCGAGGGGTGCGACGACGGCAAGAACGACGGCGCTTACGGCACCTGCAACGCGAACTGCACGGCGGCCCCGAGGTGCGGCGACAACCGCGTCGACACCGCGTGGGGCGAGGAGTGCGACAACGCGGCCGACCCGAACTGCCTGAACTGCCAGCTCCCTCCGCAGTGCGGCAACGGGATCACGCAGCCGGCCCTCGGCGAGGAGTGCGACGACGGCGTCAACGACGGCGGGTACGGCGAATGCGGGCGCTCGTGCCTCTACGGGCCGCGCTGCGGCGACGGCATCGTCCAGTTCGAGGAAGAGCAGTGCGACCTCGGCAGCGCGCAGAACACCGGCGGGTACGGCGGGTGCACCGCCTCCTGCAACTACGGTCCGTACTGCGGCGACGGCATCAGGAACGGCGCCGAGGGGTGCGACGACGGCAAGAACGACGGCGCTTACGGCACCTGCAACCCGAGCTGCACGCCGGCGCCGAGGTGCGGCGACAACCGCGTCGACACCGAGTGGGGCGAGGAGTGCGACAACGCGGCCGACCCGAGCTGCGTGAGCTGCCGGCTCCCCAAGCAGTGCGGCAACGGGATCACGCAGCCGAACCTCGGCGAGGAGTGCGACGACGGCGTCAACGACGGCGGGTACGGCCAGTGCGGCCCCGCGTGCCTCAACGGGCCGCGCTGCGGCGACGGCATCGTCCAGCCCGGCGAGGAGGACTGCGATCTCGGCAGCGCGCAGAACACCGGCGGGTACGGCGGGTGCACCGCGACCTGCGACTACGGGCCGTACTGCGGCGACGGCATCAGGAACGGCGCGGAGGCGTGCGACGACGGCGTGAACGACGGCACCTACGGCACCTGCGCTCCGGGCTGCACGCCGGCGCCGAGGTGCGGCGACAACCGCGTCGACGCGGACTGGGGCGAGGAGTGCGACAGCACGACCGACCCGAACTGCGTGAGCTGCCGGCTCGGCGCGCACTGCGGCGACGGGGTGATCCAGCCGCAGTTCGGCGAGGAGTGCGACGACGGGATCAACGACGGCGAGTACGGCAAGTGCGGTCCCTCGTGCATCTTCGGGCCGCGCTGCGGAGACGGCATCGTCCAGCCCGTGGAGGAGGACTGCGATCTCGGCGAGGGCAATAACAGCGGCGAATACGACGGGTGCGACGCCCTCTGCCAGTACGGGCCGTACTGCGGCGACGGCCGCGTCAACGGCGCCGAGACCTGCGACGACGGCGTGAACGACGGCTTCTACGGGAGCTGCATGCCCGACTGCAGCCCGGCGGCGAAGTGCGGTGACCGCCGCGTCGACGAGGAGTGGGGCGAGCAGTGCGATCCCCCGAACGAGGCCACGGGCTGCAGCAACAACTGCCGCCTCGGCGGGCAGTGCGGCGATGGCGTCGTCCAGCCCGGCGAGCAGTGCGACGACGGCAAGAACGACGGCGGCTACGGCCAGTGCGGCCCGCGCTGCCAGCTCGGCCCGCGCTGCGGCGACGGCATCCGCAACGGCCCGGAGCAGTGCGACGACGGCGACGGCAAGAACACCGGCGGCTACGGCAAGTGCGCGCCGGGCTGCGTCTACGGCCCGTACTGCGGCGACGGCAAGGTGCAGAGAGCCTACGAGGCGTGCGACGACGGCAACCGCACGGGCGGCGACGGCTGCAGCCTGACCTGCCAGTTCGACGGGTTCCCCAACTGATCGAGCGAAGGCGGGCGCGCGGGGCGAAGGCGTCGTTCGACGCCTCCCCCGCGGGCCCGCGACGCCCGCGCAGCGCCGCGCGTCGCTCGGGTCGACCTCCTCCCCAATACAGCCGCTAGCTCGCGATCGATCGCCGCCGCTCGTCCGCGACGGCCGCCCTCGGCGGCCCGGAGCGCTGCGGTGCCTTCACCAGAACCGGCCGACGAGCCCTGCCCCGCCGAGCCCCGGCCCGAGGATCGGCGCGGCCGAGAGCTCGAGCATCGGGCCGCCCGTGCGCGCGGGCGCGCGGTCCGTGCGCGCGGGCAGCGGCGGCGGGTTCGGCGTGTCGAACGCGTAGAACACGAAGCCGCCGAGGGCGAACGCCGCGGCCGTGCCGAACAGGCCCATGGTCGCGTTCGCGAGCTCGTCGCGCGTGTCGAGGTGAGCCTGGTAGTCGCCCAGCTCCTCCTCGGAGATCCCCTGCACCGCGCGCTTGTCCGCGATCTCGCGCGCCGTCTCCTCTTCAGCGAGGCTCGAGGTCAGCGTCAGCACGCCGACGCCGGCGGACAGGACCCCCACGGCGACGAGGCCATAGGACATCTTCCGCTGGAAGGAGCTCGAGAGGCTCACCTCGACGAGACGGCGCTCGCCGCGGCGGAGCGTCAGCTCGCGCGAGAACGGCGTGTGGCCGTTCTTCGTGGCGACGAAGAACCGCTTGCCAGGGGCGACCTGGAGGGGCGGCAGCGGCGTCGTGCCGACGAGGCGCCCGTCCAGCGTGACCTGCGCGCCGACCGGGGCCTTCACCTGGAGGAGCGCCGGCCGCTCGCGCAGCTCCCGGTCGATCCCGAGGATGTCCCCCTCGATCGCGACCACCTCGCGCTCCTCGTCGACGTGGCCGTCGGCCGTGATCTTGATCCGGTGCTTGCCCGGCTGCACCTCGGCCATCAGCGGCACGTCGGCCAGCGCGCCGCCGTCGATGGACACGCGGGCCCCCGCGGTCGGCGAGGTGACGTTGATGCGGGTCCGCGGCCTGACGTCGGCCGGCGTCGCCTCCGCCGCGGCGGGCGCGGCGGGCGACGACGGAGCGCTCGCCTCGAGGCGCGCGGCCATCACCCCGAGCTCGCTCAGGGCGTCGGTCGCGTCCGCTCGTCGCCCGCCCTGCGGGACCTGCTC
The DNA window shown above is from Sorangium aterium and carries:
- a CDS encoding PEGA domain-containing protein, which gives rise to MKTSLCAVLMALAATALAPSAASAEEDIEQAKALYNAGAQAYAATRYRDAVQSFEAAYRKAPRPALLFSLAQAYRRLYVVEQSPEALRAAIANYRRYLEQVPQGGRRADATDALSELGVMAARLEASAPSSPAAPAAAEATPADVRPRTRINVTSPTAGARVSIDGGALADVPLMAEVQPGKHRIKITADGHVDEEREVVAIEGDILGIDRELRERPALLQVKAPVGAQVTLDGRLVGTTPLPPLQVAPGKRFFVATKNGHTPFSRELTLRRGERRLVEVSLSSSFQRKMSYGLVAVGVLSAGVGVLTLTSSLAEEETAREIADKRAVQGISEEELGDYQAHLDTRDELANATMGLFGTAAAFALGGFVFYAFDTPNPPPLPARTDRAPARTGGPMLELSAAPILGPGLGGAGLVGRFW